The Rhodococcus sp. B50 DNA window TCACGACGCTCGAACGCAACTCGCGGGTCCGCGTCGGCGACGTCACCGTCGGGCGGGTCGCCGACCTGCAACTCGGGAACGGTCACGCGCTCGTGACGGTGATGGTCGACGGCGGCACGGTGCTCCCCGAGAACTCGGTCGCGAAGATCGGGCAGACGAGCCTGCTCGGTTCCGCCCACGTCGAACTGTCCCCTCCCCTCGCCGAACCCGCCCGTGGCCGGCTCGGCGACGGGGACGTCATCCCCCTCGAGCGGGCCGGCGCATTCCCCACTACTGAGCAGACGCTGTCGTCGTTGTCGCTGGTGCTCAGTGGCGGTGGCCTCGCCCAGGCCCAGGAGATCACCCGCGAACTGAACCGGGCACTGGACGGGCGTCAGGAATCGGTGCGGGCTCTGCTCCCCCGCCTCGACGCGGTGCTCGCCGGGCTGGACGGTCAGAAGGAGCAGATCGTGAGCGCGATGGAATCGCTCGACGCCCTCGCCGTCGAGGTCGCCGAACACAACGCCGAGATCGCCGCGGCGTCCGACGACCTCGCCCCCGCCATGGAGGTGCTCTCCTCCCAGCGCGACGACTTGACGCGCGCCGCCGACGCCCTCGGACAGTTCGGGCGCGTCGCGAACGAGGTCGTCGGGGCGAGCGGTGACGACGTGGTCGCGAACCTGCGCGATCTCGAACCGGTGCTGGCGTCGCTCGCGTCGACGGGCGAGTCACT harbors:
- a CDS encoding MCE family protein, producing MRTRVLRTIGVLACLTLTAGCDWRGLNSLPLPGTHGRGDDAFAVTIEMPDVTTLERNSRVRVGDVTVGRVADLQLGNGHALVTVMVDGGTVLPENSVAKIGQTSLLGSAHVELSPPLAEPARGRLGDGDVIPLERAGAFPTTEQTLSSLSLVLSGGGLAQAQEITRELNRALDGRQESVRALLPRLDAVLAGLDGQKEQIVSAMESLDALAVEVAEHNAEIAAASDDLAPAMEVLSSQRDDLTRAADALGQFGRVANEVVGASGDDVVANLRDLEPVLASLASTGESLTESLRYLLTFPFPIDTYRNAVRGDYANGTVILDLTLPTLENALLLGTPFEGALTGGRRVPDLVSLLVPPVSEPTR